Within Vicia villosa cultivar HV-30 ecotype Madison, WI linkage group LG1, Vvil1.0, whole genome shotgun sequence, the genomic segment atgacctttgcattaatcgaggcaacatggctgaggtatcctcgtattcgagggacatggctattctgcaaaaaacacaaggcaacaaggcaacagtcaACAAGAGGagttaccaaaaagtgtgcgtgggtgcaacaatcacgtgatgagattcgattatattatcttgtaattaaatgattctaattcagttcaaggttgcactccctaaattactaaccacacaattaatatggggaaagggaaaaagaaaccagcggattcaTAGtgcaatagggtttggcataagtaataataataaaaaaaacaaaaaaaaggtgaATTTCAGGGTTACCGAACACTCGAGCTCTGACTGGCTGACTggccctgaaaattggaaaaggaaaaataaacgcgaaggggtgagtgcattatcaattcactGACAATCAAGACTAACCCTAActaaataaaaaggcaaaaagaaataaaaacatggagaaaacttagcttttgatttgatctgatatggttggcagtctcggggttaaccctgaaaaattggcagaGCAAAGGCAaacagaaaaaggagaagaagtgaGTGTAGAAAGTGTTCGTTGGCTCGAGGTTAACTTAGCTTCTAGTGTATGATTGATTCtcgcaaaccctaattaggggaCAAGTTAgctatggttaatagaataaataaaatcgaattaattaattattggtttttcaacctaattaattaaatcggtgaaaataaaatTTCGATAAAATCCCTAACCCTAATATAATTTTAGCAATTAATAggataattaatcaattaaataatttaaatagattaacttaatttaaataaagtaAATTATTTAATAACAAAACAAAGATAAATATCTTATTTGTATTTTAGGCAAAGAAAGTTATTTTCTAAAAAgagtttaaataataaataataaaaagacaAATCATGtgataaagaaaagaaaggaaaaatagaaaagaaaaatgaaaaaaaaaaaaaagaaagaggacTCAGCTGGAATCTGGTGCGGCGCGTCTGAAAGGGAGCATGGTGCACCCTTGGGCTTTTGGTACGTTGGATGAGTCTGTGTGGAGATCTGATGGTGTAGCTATGAAGGACTACCATGATCTTACCTGGGTGCGCATCATCGGATTCATACGTATGCATGAGCAAGAGAAATTGATCAAAAATAAGAGGAgacgctgggtatcgaacccaggtctcgTTGGTTGCCAGTTCATTCCACTACCAAACGTGCTGCCTGCCTCAATTGTTAATAGCTGCAAATGGGCATGgaataaacaaaaaaagaaacgtttaaaattttaaaacgcgCGCCCAATGAACAGTCATCTTCTTCGTGATTTTTCTGCAACATACAACGTTTTAGGCCACGGTTTTGTTGCGTGGTCTTAGCCTCTTGCCATTGAAACCTGAAAACCAACATGGATAAATGCCAACCAACGACCCAGAACGGGTATAAACCGCCCTACGAATTCAATGAACCTATCAATTGGGCCTAAGATTGCTTCTAAACCATAATCCCCTTTTGGATAActcgaaccctaacaatggcgaaTCGCTTAACACGCGCAAAAACTTCGATTAAatgatccaaacacattccaaaCATGATTATGAATATGAATAAACAATCTAATTATGTCAAAAGTGCATGAATTTACGCAATCGAAATTTTGTAAAAACGTGGCCAAACCGTGAATGGCTGGTAATGATTCTTGATGCGTGAGGCCTTGAAGATAGTCCAGATAGTTTCAGAGAATGCTCAGGAACGCAATTGTGACCCCAAAACGCTTTGAACTGGTTCCAATTGTTGAATCCGAACCTATgcctttttgtgattttttgaaactTTTGTGAGAATCCTAAAGGCCGAAAAAATCCTCCCTTTGGCCTTGAGACCTCTTGTATATATAACAGACTCTGTTAGGTCAAGAAAACTAGATTCAGTCTTTGTAAAATCAAGAGATTGCTTTGGATATGGAAAAGATATAGAAAACTTCTATTTTGAAGCCAATCACATGCCAATCAATCTTCAATGATTTCTTTGGTCCTTAAGATTAAGACCAAGTGCAATGGGGAGTTGAATTGAAGTCAACATGGGAAAATGATGTGTAATGGTGTGTGTAAAGTGGTGTTGAGTGTGTGTTGGAGGAGAGAGATGTTGAATAAACTCAACACCAATTAATCTGTCCCAGAGGCTGACGTGGCAGCGTCTCACTGGTCCAATGCTGGCGCGTGTGAGCCACTCTCTGGTAGTGAGAGTGGGCTTTATCCCAcgcggagagagaaagagaaaagagataattaatgCCACTTGGCTGTTTCTGATTGGCTGgccagatttttatccatttaatactttgaactcaattatttcgctgcaaattattttattttatttttttataccaaaattcatgatttttttttctctataaatagagacttggttcatttgatttggacacagaaaaaaaaccaagtttttcactatctttctctattattatctttctattagtgtttttttttttaagttacgtgtctttttttagtgaaatggatcccaataatcattttaacactcaaaattctgctaattttccatttaaccaaaatcccaacaattttcaaaatccCAACAATTATCAAAATCCCAACTATTATCAAAATCCAAATCAATTTTCCAACCAACATCCTCAAAACATACCTAATTTTGGTTTTCCACCAAATTTCAACCAGTCATCCTCTGTTCCAAACTTTCAACCATATTATGGATCTATGCCGAGAAATCCATCTCAAACACCCCCGTTTAATGGTTATGTGACAATGGCGAATGCAAATTTTCCAAGTGGTGGTGTACCTGAATTTCCCGAGTTTTCAACACAACTAACTATTGGTGGCATGATAGTTTCTAATGAAGTCGCTCCAAATTCAGAGGATTCAACTCCTAAGAGCAGGAAAACTCAGCAACCAGCATGGAACATTGAACAAAATTTGGTGCTAATTAGTGGGTGGATTAAATTTGGAACAAGCAGTGTTGTCGGGAG encodes:
- the LOC131605597 gene encoding uncharacterized protein LOC131605597 — translated: MDPNNHFNTQNSANFPFNQNPNNFQNPNNYQNPNYYQNPNQFSNQHPQNIPNFGFPPNFNQSSSVPNFQPYYGSMPRNPSQTPPFNGYVTMANANFPSGGVPEFPEFSTQLTIGGMIVSNEVAPNSEDSTPKSRKTQQPAWNIEQNLVLISGWIKFGTSSVVGRNQKGETYWGKIAEYCNEHCSFDPPRDGPACRNRFNYMNKVLGKWIGAYDGAKRMQGSGWSENDVLAKAQELYACGKNVRFTLMEEWHALRDQPRYVSQVGGNIGSGSSGSKRSRESDACGSNTVESSARPIGREAAKKKG